The sequence TCGCTTTGATGAAAGTGCAATGACACAAACCTATCTAAACTTGTTTGAGCAGATATGGAGTGATAGAGAAAAGCTTGATGACGTCACTCAAAGACTGGTCGACCACATTTCGACGGTTTATAAAGAAAATTCTCCTGAACATATCTATTTTTCAATGCTCTACAACATCTTCAACGAGTTTTTGGAGGATCTCAATGAAGATGTACTCCCGAATGATCGAACAGGCTTTAGGGACACATTGGTTTGGAAGAAGCTCTACAACTTTCAAGCTGATGCGGCCACAGGAATTATCAATAAATTGGAGACATACAACGGGTGTATTCTTGCAGATAGTGTTGGCCTTGGTAAAACATTCACCGCATTGGCAGTGATCAAGTATTACGAGCTACGTAATAAGTCTGTTTTGGTGCTATGTCCGAAAAAGCTCGCGGAGAACTGGCTAAACTATAGTACGAATTTAAGAACCAATATCTTTGCCAAAGACCGCTTCAATTATGACGTGCTCAATCACACGGACCTTTCTCGTACATCAGGTTACTCTCATGGAACCGATCTATCACGGATCAATTGGGGGAATTATGACCTTGTCGTCATCGACGAGTCCCACAACTTCCGTAACAGTGAGGTTTTCAAAGGAAAAGAGACCCGATATCAAAAGTTGATGAACTCCATCATCAAATCCGGTGTGAAAACAAAAGTTTTGATGCTCTCTGCAACTCCCGTCAATAACCGTTTTACCGATTTAAAAAATCAGTTGGCTTTGGCATACGAGGGTGAAGAGAATCAGTTGAATGAGAAACTCAATACCAGTAAAGATATAGATGTTATCTTTCGTAGGGCCCAAGAGGTTTTTAACGCCTGGTCAAAATTCCCTGCAGAAAAACGTACCGCAGAAGCCATTCTCAGTGCATTGGATTTCGATTTTTTTGAATTGCTTGACAGTGTCACGATTGCAAGATCACGAAAGCATATTCAGACGTTTTATGACACCTCAGATATTGGGAAGTTCCCTACGCGTCGTAAACCGATCTCTTTTCATCCACAACTGACAAACAGAAGTGACGTTATTGGCTTTAATGGGATTTTCTCTGAACTTTCCTTACTCAAACTCTCCGTTTATGCACCTATTAGCTACATCTTGCCAAGTCGGATTGAAAAGTATGAAGCTATGTATGATACCGAGCTACAAGGAGGCAGGAGTCGCTTCCGTCAAGCAGACCGCGAAAAGAGTTTGGTTGCCTTGATGACGACCAACTTACTTAAACGCCTTGAGAGCTCCGTGCACGCTTTTCGGCTGACCCTTCAAAAGCTAAAAGAAAATCATGCAGAACTACTATCGCAGATCAGTCGTTATGAACGCGGTGACAAGACAACCAGAATTGGGGATATTCCTGCAGGGTTTGAAAATGCAGATATGGATGATGAAGAACAAACTGGAATGAACGATAGCCTCATTGGTAAGAAAATCAAAATCAGTCTAGATGATATGGATGTACCTTCTTGGAAAGCAGACTTAAAAGCCGATCTTTTCATCATTGACCGTTTATTACTAGAGATGGATAAAGTCACGCCGGATGATGATTTCAAGCTCCAGCATCTACAAGAGCACATTGATCAAAAAGTCAAGAACCCTATCAATGCAGGCAATAAGAAAGTCATTATTTTTACCGCATTTGCCGATACGGCGGATTATCTCTATGATCAACTCTCGCCTCACTTTTTGAGAGTGCACAATCTGCATACGGGGAAAGTGACAGGATCAAGTG is a genomic window of Sulfurimonas sp. HSL1-2 containing:
- a CDS encoding helicase-related protein; the encoded protein is MEIIDNINQLFGDNLKKNITKNSKLKIAASCFSIYAFEALKKELEKIDSLEFIFTSPTFVPNEAIDNIKKERREFFIPKSERERSFYGSEFEIQLKNKLTQRAIAKECAEWIKRKATFRSNHTSAPMQQFACVSSEAATVVYNPLNGFTAVDLGYQQGNAVSNFVNRFDESAMTQTYLNLFEQIWSDREKLDDVTQRLVDHISTVYKENSPEHIYFSMLYNIFNEFLEDLNEDVLPNDRTGFRDTLVWKKLYNFQADAATGIINKLETYNGCILADSVGLGKTFTALAVIKYYELRNKSVLVLCPKKLAENWLNYSTNLRTNIFAKDRFNYDVLNHTDLSRTSGYSHGTDLSRINWGNYDLVVIDESHNFRNSEVFKGKETRYQKLMNSIIKSGVKTKVLMLSATPVNNRFTDLKNQLALAYEGEENQLNEKLNTSKDIDVIFRRAQEVFNAWSKFPAEKRTAEAILSALDFDFFELLDSVTIARSRKHIQTFYDTSDIGKFPTRRKPISFHPQLTNRSDVIGFNGIFSELSLLKLSVYAPISYILPSRIEKYEAMYDTELQGGRSRFRQADREKSLVALMTTNLLKRLESSVHAFRLTLQKLKENHAELLSQISRYERGDKTTRIGDIPAGFENADMDDEEQTGMNDSLIGKKIKISLDDMDVPSWKADLKADLFIIDRLLLEMDKVTPDDDFKLQHLQEHIDQKVKNPINAGNKKVIIFTAFADTADYLYDQLSPHFLRVHNLHTGKVTGSSAPATTLNKHYDFQGILTLFSPFSKEKAVVFPNETNELDILIGTDCISEGQNLQDCDYLINYDIHWNPVRIIQRFGRVDRIGSRNSSIQLVNYWPDITLDEYINLKERVENRMMIADVTATGDDNVLSAKANDISYRKEQLRRLQEEVIEMEDLKTGVSITDLGLNDFRMDLLNYVKTHGDLRSLPTGLHAVVPSNRELGLLPGVIFTLYNRNQNVNINQQNRLHPYYLVYIGNDGEIIADHTQVKQLLDLARAACKGQSEPIHQAYEAFNDVTQDGRDMNYYSDLLDQAISSMIDVQEEKDIDSLFGGGKTSALTSRIEGLDDFELINFIVVQDVE